From one Candidatus Hydrogenedentota bacterium genomic stretch:
- a CDS encoding uroporphyrinogen decarboxylase family protein translates to MALTYRENYLRNASFHYPEYTPMHIYLSNASWDQWRGAMEDVVARHPRIWPDFEKGKRDWDAFDFGPAHTAGVPFEDTWGCVWLSDTNGIEGVVTKHPLASWAAFETWQVPNPLITADRGPMDWAQARRDIETANAKGELTWGGLPHGFFFMRLTYLRGFDNMMIDMATGEPPLWDLIEVLYRHNRVLIDQYLAMNVDAVSIGEDLGSQTSSIISPAMFHTYCTPTYERLIRPCREKGCHVMLHSDGYIMDLLDELIFAGVSIINPQDLCNGIDNLRRELKGRLCIRLDVDRQRIIPFGTRQEIRELIEEEVRLLGSAQGGLEFIAGIYPPTPPDHVDALACAFEEFQTYWFDGRGKE, encoded by the coding sequence ATGGCGCTGACGTATCGGGAGAATTACCTGCGAAATGCCTCGTTTCATTATCCCGAATACACCCCGATGCACATCTACCTGTCAAACGCTTCCTGGGACCAGTGGCGAGGCGCCATGGAGGACGTGGTGGCGCGACATCCCCGCATCTGGCCGGATTTTGAAAAGGGAAAACGCGACTGGGACGCCTTCGACTTCGGACCAGCCCACACCGCGGGCGTGCCGTTCGAGGACACGTGGGGGTGCGTCTGGCTCTCGGATACAAATGGCATTGAGGGCGTGGTGACGAAGCATCCCTTGGCTTCCTGGGCGGCGTTTGAGACGTGGCAGGTCCCTAATCCGCTGATAACCGCGGACCGTGGCCCCATGGACTGGGCACAGGCGCGGCGTGACATCGAAACGGCGAACGCGAAGGGCGAATTGACTTGGGGCGGGCTTCCCCATGGCTTCTTCTTCATGCGGCTGACTTACCTGCGCGGCTTCGACAACATGATGATCGATATGGCGACGGGGGAGCCTCCGTTGTGGGACCTCATCGAGGTGTTGTACCGCCATAACCGCGTGCTTATCGACCAATACCTCGCCATGAATGTCGATGCCGTGTCCATCGGGGAGGACCTTGGCAGCCAGACCTCCTCAATCATCAGCCCTGCCATGTTTCACACCTATTGCACGCCCACGTACGAGAGGCTCATCAGACCCTGCCGCGAAAAGGGATGTCATGTAATGCTGCACAGCGACGGATACATCATGGACCTCCTTGATGAGCTGATCTTCGCCGGGGTGTCGATCATCAATCCGCAGGACCTCTGCAACGGCATCGATAACCTGCGCAGGGAACTCAAGGGGCGCCTGTGCATCCGCCTGGATGTCGACCGGCAGCGCATCATCCCTTTCGGCACGCGGCAGGAAATCCGCGAGTTGATCGAAGAAGAGGTGCGCCTGCTCGGCTCGGCACAAGGCGGGCTCGAATTCATTGCGGGCATTTATCCGCCCACGCCGCCAGACCATGTTGACGCCCTCGCGTGCGCGTTCGAGGAGTTTCAAACGTATTGGTTCGATGGCCGGGGCAAGGAATAG